The proteins below come from a single Malus domestica chromosome 03, GDT2T_hap1 genomic window:
- the LOC103434098 gene encoding xanthine dehydrogenase 1-like isoform X2: MGSLKKEEEELEQSGEESKEAILYVNGVRRVLPDGLAHLTLLEYLRDLGLTGTKLGCGEGGCGACTVMVSHYNKELKKSFHYAVNACLAPLYSVEGMQESLARSHGSQCGFCTPGFIMSIYALLRSSQKPPSEGEIEESLAGNLCRCTGYRPIVDAFRVFAKTNDAPYVNTSPLSSEGGEFVCPSTGKPCSCGLKSESSCTTHDERYAPVSYSEIDGSTYTDKEFIFPPELLLRKWTYLSLTGFSGLKWFRPLRLKQVLELKEKYPDAKLLVGNTEVGIETRLKKLQYQVLISVTHVPELSKLTVKDDGIEIGSAVRLSELLKVLRMVIKERAAHETSACKALVEQLKWFAGVQIRNVACVGGNICTASPISDLNPLWMASRAKFQIIDSKGNIRTMLAENFFLGYRKVDLASGEILLSVFLPWTRSFEYVKEYKQAHRRDDDIAIVNAGIRVHLEDRGGWVVSDASIVYGGVAPVSLAATRTKDFLIGKRWNQEMLQGALKVLQKDVLLKDDAPGGMVEFRKSLTVSFFFKFFLWVSHQMEGKQCIKVSVPLSHLSAVQSFHRPPVIGAQDCEVIKRGTAVGSPEVHLSARLQVTGEAEYADDTPLPPNGLHAALILSRKPHARILSIDDSGAKLSSGFAGIYLAKDVPADNNVGPIIEDEELFASEFVTCVGQVIGVVVADTHENAKLAARKVHVEYEELPAIVSIQDAIEAKSFHPDTKRCLRKGDVDLCFQSSQCDNVIEGEVRVGGQEHFYLEPNSSVVWTMDGGNEVHMVSSTQAPQKHQKYVAHVLGLPMSKVVCKTKRIGGGFGGKETRSAVVAAAAAVPSYLLNRPVKITLDRDTDMMITGQRHSFLGKYKVGFTNEGKVLALDLEIYNNAGNSQDLSLPILERAMFQSDNVYEIPNVRIVGRVCFTNITSNTAFRGFGGPQGMIIVENWIQRIAAELKKSPEEIKEINFQGEGSILHYGQQLKHCTLGPVWNQLKLSCDFSKARYEVDQFNIQNRWRKRGIAMVPTKFGIAFTLKLMNQAGALVHVYTDGTVLVTHGGVEMGQGLHTKVAQVAASAFSIPLSSVFISETSTDKVPNASATAASASSDMYGAAVLDACEKIKARMKPIASQQNFSSFAELASACYVERIDLSAHGFYITPDIDFDWTTGKGNPFSYFTYGAAFAEVEIDTLTGDFHTRAANIFLDLGYSLNPAIDVGQIEGAFVQGLGWVALEELKRGDPAHKWISPGCLYTSGPGSYKIPSINDVPFKFSVSLLKGHPNVKAIHSSKAVGEPPFFLASAVFFAIKDAIIAARAEVGSNDWFPLDNPATPERIRMACLDEIIGPFVSTDFRAKLSV; this comes from the exons atgggatcgttgaagaaggaagag gaggagctGGAACAATCGGGGGAGGAGTCAAAAGAGGCCATACTATATGTCAATGGAGTTCGTAGAGTTTTGCCTGATGGGTTGGCCCACTTGACCCTTCTCGAGTACCTCAGAG ATTTAGGTTTGACAGGGACAAAGCTTGGATGTGGTGAAGGTGGTTGCGGTGCTTGCACTGTTATGGTTTCTCATTACAACAAAGAACTGAAGAAAAGTTT CCACTATGCTGTCAATGCATGCTTGGCTCCTTTGTACTCTGTAGAAGGGATGCAG GAATCGTTGGCACGATCTCATGGTTCACAATGTGGATTTTGCACCCCCGGTTTTATTATGTCCATCTACGCCTTGTTAAGATCAAGTCAGAAACCCCCTAGTGAGGGGGAGATTGAAGAAAGTCTTGCAGGAAATTTGTGTAGATGCACAGGTTACAGACCAATTGTTGATGCTTTTCGTGTCTTTGCCAAAACGAATGATGCACCATACGTTAATACATCTCCACTAAGCTCTGAAGGAGGTGAGTTTGTGTGCCCTTCGACTGGAAAGCCCTGTTCATGTGGATTGAAAAGTGAAAGTTCATGCACCACTCATGATGAGAGGTATGCACCTGTCTCGTACAGTGAAATTGATGGAAGCACGTACACAGACAAGGAGTTTATTTTTCCTCCTGAGCTATTATTGAGAAAATGGACTTATTTAAGTTTGACTGGTTTTAGTGGATTAAAGTGGTTCCGACCCTTGAGGCTTAAACAAGTGCtagaattgaaggaaaaatatCCAGATGCAAAATTATTGGTAGGCAATACTGAGGTGGGAATTGAAACGAGGTTGAAGAAACTTCAATATCAGGTTTTGATTTCCGTTACGCATGTACCTGAACTCAGTAAATTGACTGTGAAGGATGATGGCATAGAGATAGGTTCAGCAGTAAGACTTTCTGAACTACTTAAAGTTTTAAGAATGGTCATAAAAGAACGCGCAGCTCATGAAACTTCTGCTTGTAAGGCCTTAGTTGAACAATTAAAATGGTTTGCTGGGGTGCAAATAAGAAATGTTGCGTGTGTTGGTGGAAATATCTGTACAGCCAGTCCAATATCAGACTTAAACCCTCTTTGGATGGCCTCTAGAGCGAAATTTCAGATCATTGATTCCAAAGGGAATATTAGAACGATGCTGGCAGAAAACTTTTTCCTGGGTTACCGAAAGGTGGATCTGGCAAGTGGTGAAATTTTACTCTCTGTATTTTTACCTTGGACTAGATCTTTCGAGTATGTGAAAGAGTATAAGCAAGCTCACAGAAGGGATGATGATATTGCAATTGTGAATGCTGGGATTCGTGTTCATCTTGAGGACAGAGGTGGCTGGGTTGTGTCTGATGCATCCATTGTTTATGGTGGAGTTGCTCCAGTCTCTCTTGCTGCAACAAGAACGAAAGATTTTCTCATTGGAAAGAGATGGAACCAGGAGATGTTGCAGGGTGCCTTGAAAGTCCTGCAAAAAGATGTGTTGCTCAAGGATGACGCTCCTGGTGGGATGGTGGAGTTTCGTAAATCTTTGACTGTaagctttttcttcaaattttttctTTGGGTTTCTCATCAAATGGAAGGGAAGCAATGCATTAAAGTGAGTGTACCGTTATCTCATCTTTCTGCTGTACAATCATTTCACCGGCCACCTGTTATAGGAGCTCAAGACTGCGAAGTTATAAAACGTGGGACAGCAGTTGGGTCTCCCGAAGTTCATTTATCAGCAAGACTTCAG GTTACAGGAGAGGCGGAATATGCCGATGACACACCACTGCCTCCTAATGGTTTACACGCTGCTTTAATACTCAGCAGAAAGCCTCATGCTCGTATACTTTCAATCGATGATTCTGGAGCCAAGTTATCATCTGGGTTTGCAGGCATATATTTAGCAAAGGACGTTCCAGCTGATAATAATGTTGGACCAATTATTGAAGACGAGGAACTATTTGCTTCGGAATTTGTCACTTGTGTAGGTCAG GTTATAGGAGTGGTAGTTGCTGATACACATGAAAATGCAAAACTAGCAGCAAGGAAGGTTCATGTTGAGTATGAAGAGCTCCCAGCCATCGTATCAATACAGGATGCCATCGAAGCCAAAAGTTTCCATCCTGATACGAAGAGGTGTTTAAGGAAAGGGGATGTGGACCTCTGCTTTCAATCAAGTCAATGTGACAACGTCATAGAGGGGGAAGTTCGAGTAGGCGGACAGGAGCACTTCTATTTGGAGCCAAATAGCAGTGTGGTATGGACAATGGATGGTGGCAATGAAGTTCATATGGTCTCATCCACTCAG GCCCCTCAGAAGCACCAGAAATACGTTGCTCATGTTCTTGGTCTTCCAATGTCGAAAGTTGTTTGTAAAACTAAGCGCATTGGCGGGGGTTTTGGCGGCAAGGAGACTAGGTCAGCTGTCGTTGCTGCTGCAGCCGCTGTTCCATCATATCTGTTAAATCGTCCAGTTAAAATTACACTAGACCGTGATACAGACATGATGATAACTGGCCAACGCCATAGCTTTCTTGGAAAGTACAAG GTTGGATTTACAAATGAGGGTAAGGTGTTGGCACTGGATCTTGAAATCTACAATAATGCTGGAAATTCACAAGATTTGTCTCTTCCCATACTTGAACGTGCTATGTTTCAGTCAGATAACGTCTATGAGATTCCAAATGTGAGGATTGTGGGAAGGGTTTGCTTCACTAACATTACAAGTAACACTGCTTTTCGAGGATTTGGTGGTCCTCAAGGTATGATTATTGTGGAAAATTGGATTCAGAGGATTGCTGCAGAACTCAAAAAAAGCCCAGAGGAGATAAAA GAAATTAATTTTCAAGGTGAAGGATCAATATTGCATTATGGTCAACAACTTAAACACTGCACATTGGGTCCTGTGTGGAATCAACTGAAGTTATCTTGCGACTTTTCAAAGGCTCGCTACGAAGTTGACCAATTTAATATTCAAAATCGGTGGCGGAAGCGTGGTATTGCCATGGTTCCAACAAAATTTGGCATAGCCTTTACGTTAAAGCTTATGAACCAG GCAGGTGCTCTCGTTCATGTCTACACAGATGGAACTGTTTTAGTCACACATGGAGGTGTTGAGATGGGGCAAGGTTTACACACTAAAGTTGCTCAGGTCGCTGCTTCCGCCTTCAGTATCCCTCTCAGTTCTGTCTTTATTTCAGAGACAAGCACCGACAAG GTTCCTAATGCATCGGCAACAGCAGCTTCTGCGAGTTCTGACATGTATGGAGCTGCAGTTCTGGATGCATGTGAGAAAATTAAGGCACGTATGAAGCCTATTGCTTCACAGCAAAATTTCAGTTCTTTTGCCGAG CTGGCAAGTGCATGCTATGTTGAACGGATAGATCTTTCTGCTCACGGGTTTTACATTACACCGGACATTGACTTTGATTGGACAACTGGTAAAGGGAACCCATTCAGCTACTTCACCTATGGGGCTGCTTTTGCTGAGGTTGAAATTGATACATTGACTGGAGATTTTCACACTAGGGCGGCTAACATATTCTTGGATCTTGGTTACTCTCTCAACCCCGCAATTGATGTCGGGCAG ATTGAAGGAGCATTTGTACAAGGTTTGGGATGGGTAGCTCTAGAAGAACTAAAGCGGGGCGATCCTGCTCATAAATGGATCTCGCCTGGTTGCCTCTACACATCTGGGCCTGGAAGTTACAAGATTCCTTCCATAAATGATGTCCCCTTCAAATTCAGCGTTTCACTTCTGAAG GGCCATCCAAATGTGAAGGCCATCCACTCATCTAAAGCTGTTGGTGAGCCACCATTTTTCTTGGCATCAGCCGTCTTTTTCGCCATAAAGGACGCCATTATAGCTGCAAGAGCAGAAGTAGGGTCTAATGACTGGTTTCCACTTGATAATCCCGCGACACCTGAACGGATACGTATGGCTTGCTTAGACGAAATTATAGGACCATTTGTAAGCACAGATTTCCGCGCCAAGCTTAGCGTTTGA
- the LOC103434098 gene encoding xanthine dehydrogenase 1-like isoform X1, translating into MGSLKKEEEELEQSGEESKEAILYVNGVRRVLPDGLAHLTLLEYLRDLGLTGTKLGCGEGGCGACTVMVSHYNKELKKSFHYAVNACLAPLYSVEGMQVITVEGLGSHKKGMHPIQESLARSHGSQCGFCTPGFIMSIYALLRSSQKPPSEGEIEESLAGNLCRCTGYRPIVDAFRVFAKTNDAPYVNTSPLSSEGGEFVCPSTGKPCSCGLKSESSCTTHDERYAPVSYSEIDGSTYTDKEFIFPPELLLRKWTYLSLTGFSGLKWFRPLRLKQVLELKEKYPDAKLLVGNTEVGIETRLKKLQYQVLISVTHVPELSKLTVKDDGIEIGSAVRLSELLKVLRMVIKERAAHETSACKALVEQLKWFAGVQIRNVACVGGNICTASPISDLNPLWMASRAKFQIIDSKGNIRTMLAENFFLGYRKVDLASGEILLSVFLPWTRSFEYVKEYKQAHRRDDDIAIVNAGIRVHLEDRGGWVVSDASIVYGGVAPVSLAATRTKDFLIGKRWNQEMLQGALKVLQKDVLLKDDAPGGMVEFRKSLTVSFFFKFFLWVSHQMEGKQCIKVSVPLSHLSAVQSFHRPPVIGAQDCEVIKRGTAVGSPEVHLSARLQVTGEAEYADDTPLPPNGLHAALILSRKPHARILSIDDSGAKLSSGFAGIYLAKDVPADNNVGPIIEDEELFASEFVTCVGQVIGVVVADTHENAKLAARKVHVEYEELPAIVSIQDAIEAKSFHPDTKRCLRKGDVDLCFQSSQCDNVIEGEVRVGGQEHFYLEPNSSVVWTMDGGNEVHMVSSTQAPQKHQKYVAHVLGLPMSKVVCKTKRIGGGFGGKETRSAVVAAAAAVPSYLLNRPVKITLDRDTDMMITGQRHSFLGKYKVGFTNEGKVLALDLEIYNNAGNSQDLSLPILERAMFQSDNVYEIPNVRIVGRVCFTNITSNTAFRGFGGPQGMIIVENWIQRIAAELKKSPEEIKEINFQGEGSILHYGQQLKHCTLGPVWNQLKLSCDFSKARYEVDQFNIQNRWRKRGIAMVPTKFGIAFTLKLMNQAGALVHVYTDGTVLVTHGGVEMGQGLHTKVAQVAASAFSIPLSSVFISETSTDKVPNASATAASASSDMYGAAVLDACEKIKARMKPIASQQNFSSFAELASACYVERIDLSAHGFYITPDIDFDWTTGKGNPFSYFTYGAAFAEVEIDTLTGDFHTRAANIFLDLGYSLNPAIDVGQIEGAFVQGLGWVALEELKRGDPAHKWISPGCLYTSGPGSYKIPSINDVPFKFSVSLLKGHPNVKAIHSSKAVGEPPFFLASAVFFAIKDAIIAARAEVGSNDWFPLDNPATPERIRMACLDEIIGPFVSTDFRAKLSV; encoded by the exons atgggatcgttgaagaaggaagag gaggagctGGAACAATCGGGGGAGGAGTCAAAAGAGGCCATACTATATGTCAATGGAGTTCGTAGAGTTTTGCCTGATGGGTTGGCCCACTTGACCCTTCTCGAGTACCTCAGAG ATTTAGGTTTGACAGGGACAAAGCTTGGATGTGGTGAAGGTGGTTGCGGTGCTTGCACTGTTATGGTTTCTCATTACAACAAAGAACTGAAGAAAAGTTT CCACTATGCTGTCAATGCATGCTTGGCTCCTTTGTACTCTGTAGAAGGGATGCAGGTAATTACAGTGGAAGGACTAGGGAGCCACAAAAAGGGCATGCACCCAATTCAA GAATCGTTGGCACGATCTCATGGTTCACAATGTGGATTTTGCACCCCCGGTTTTATTATGTCCATCTACGCCTTGTTAAGATCAAGTCAGAAACCCCCTAGTGAGGGGGAGATTGAAGAAAGTCTTGCAGGAAATTTGTGTAGATGCACAGGTTACAGACCAATTGTTGATGCTTTTCGTGTCTTTGCCAAAACGAATGATGCACCATACGTTAATACATCTCCACTAAGCTCTGAAGGAGGTGAGTTTGTGTGCCCTTCGACTGGAAAGCCCTGTTCATGTGGATTGAAAAGTGAAAGTTCATGCACCACTCATGATGAGAGGTATGCACCTGTCTCGTACAGTGAAATTGATGGAAGCACGTACACAGACAAGGAGTTTATTTTTCCTCCTGAGCTATTATTGAGAAAATGGACTTATTTAAGTTTGACTGGTTTTAGTGGATTAAAGTGGTTCCGACCCTTGAGGCTTAAACAAGTGCtagaattgaaggaaaaatatCCAGATGCAAAATTATTGGTAGGCAATACTGAGGTGGGAATTGAAACGAGGTTGAAGAAACTTCAATATCAGGTTTTGATTTCCGTTACGCATGTACCTGAACTCAGTAAATTGACTGTGAAGGATGATGGCATAGAGATAGGTTCAGCAGTAAGACTTTCTGAACTACTTAAAGTTTTAAGAATGGTCATAAAAGAACGCGCAGCTCATGAAACTTCTGCTTGTAAGGCCTTAGTTGAACAATTAAAATGGTTTGCTGGGGTGCAAATAAGAAATGTTGCGTGTGTTGGTGGAAATATCTGTACAGCCAGTCCAATATCAGACTTAAACCCTCTTTGGATGGCCTCTAGAGCGAAATTTCAGATCATTGATTCCAAAGGGAATATTAGAACGATGCTGGCAGAAAACTTTTTCCTGGGTTACCGAAAGGTGGATCTGGCAAGTGGTGAAATTTTACTCTCTGTATTTTTACCTTGGACTAGATCTTTCGAGTATGTGAAAGAGTATAAGCAAGCTCACAGAAGGGATGATGATATTGCAATTGTGAATGCTGGGATTCGTGTTCATCTTGAGGACAGAGGTGGCTGGGTTGTGTCTGATGCATCCATTGTTTATGGTGGAGTTGCTCCAGTCTCTCTTGCTGCAACAAGAACGAAAGATTTTCTCATTGGAAAGAGATGGAACCAGGAGATGTTGCAGGGTGCCTTGAAAGTCCTGCAAAAAGATGTGTTGCTCAAGGATGACGCTCCTGGTGGGATGGTGGAGTTTCGTAAATCTTTGACTGTaagctttttcttcaaattttttctTTGGGTTTCTCATCAAATGGAAGGGAAGCAATGCATTAAAGTGAGTGTACCGTTATCTCATCTTTCTGCTGTACAATCATTTCACCGGCCACCTGTTATAGGAGCTCAAGACTGCGAAGTTATAAAACGTGGGACAGCAGTTGGGTCTCCCGAAGTTCATTTATCAGCAAGACTTCAG GTTACAGGAGAGGCGGAATATGCCGATGACACACCACTGCCTCCTAATGGTTTACACGCTGCTTTAATACTCAGCAGAAAGCCTCATGCTCGTATACTTTCAATCGATGATTCTGGAGCCAAGTTATCATCTGGGTTTGCAGGCATATATTTAGCAAAGGACGTTCCAGCTGATAATAATGTTGGACCAATTATTGAAGACGAGGAACTATTTGCTTCGGAATTTGTCACTTGTGTAGGTCAG GTTATAGGAGTGGTAGTTGCTGATACACATGAAAATGCAAAACTAGCAGCAAGGAAGGTTCATGTTGAGTATGAAGAGCTCCCAGCCATCGTATCAATACAGGATGCCATCGAAGCCAAAAGTTTCCATCCTGATACGAAGAGGTGTTTAAGGAAAGGGGATGTGGACCTCTGCTTTCAATCAAGTCAATGTGACAACGTCATAGAGGGGGAAGTTCGAGTAGGCGGACAGGAGCACTTCTATTTGGAGCCAAATAGCAGTGTGGTATGGACAATGGATGGTGGCAATGAAGTTCATATGGTCTCATCCACTCAG GCCCCTCAGAAGCACCAGAAATACGTTGCTCATGTTCTTGGTCTTCCAATGTCGAAAGTTGTTTGTAAAACTAAGCGCATTGGCGGGGGTTTTGGCGGCAAGGAGACTAGGTCAGCTGTCGTTGCTGCTGCAGCCGCTGTTCCATCATATCTGTTAAATCGTCCAGTTAAAATTACACTAGACCGTGATACAGACATGATGATAACTGGCCAACGCCATAGCTTTCTTGGAAAGTACAAG GTTGGATTTACAAATGAGGGTAAGGTGTTGGCACTGGATCTTGAAATCTACAATAATGCTGGAAATTCACAAGATTTGTCTCTTCCCATACTTGAACGTGCTATGTTTCAGTCAGATAACGTCTATGAGATTCCAAATGTGAGGATTGTGGGAAGGGTTTGCTTCACTAACATTACAAGTAACACTGCTTTTCGAGGATTTGGTGGTCCTCAAGGTATGATTATTGTGGAAAATTGGATTCAGAGGATTGCTGCAGAACTCAAAAAAAGCCCAGAGGAGATAAAA GAAATTAATTTTCAAGGTGAAGGATCAATATTGCATTATGGTCAACAACTTAAACACTGCACATTGGGTCCTGTGTGGAATCAACTGAAGTTATCTTGCGACTTTTCAAAGGCTCGCTACGAAGTTGACCAATTTAATATTCAAAATCGGTGGCGGAAGCGTGGTATTGCCATGGTTCCAACAAAATTTGGCATAGCCTTTACGTTAAAGCTTATGAACCAG GCAGGTGCTCTCGTTCATGTCTACACAGATGGAACTGTTTTAGTCACACATGGAGGTGTTGAGATGGGGCAAGGTTTACACACTAAAGTTGCTCAGGTCGCTGCTTCCGCCTTCAGTATCCCTCTCAGTTCTGTCTTTATTTCAGAGACAAGCACCGACAAG GTTCCTAATGCATCGGCAACAGCAGCTTCTGCGAGTTCTGACATGTATGGAGCTGCAGTTCTGGATGCATGTGAGAAAATTAAGGCACGTATGAAGCCTATTGCTTCACAGCAAAATTTCAGTTCTTTTGCCGAG CTGGCAAGTGCATGCTATGTTGAACGGATAGATCTTTCTGCTCACGGGTTTTACATTACACCGGACATTGACTTTGATTGGACAACTGGTAAAGGGAACCCATTCAGCTACTTCACCTATGGGGCTGCTTTTGCTGAGGTTGAAATTGATACATTGACTGGAGATTTTCACACTAGGGCGGCTAACATATTCTTGGATCTTGGTTACTCTCTCAACCCCGCAATTGATGTCGGGCAG ATTGAAGGAGCATTTGTACAAGGTTTGGGATGGGTAGCTCTAGAAGAACTAAAGCGGGGCGATCCTGCTCATAAATGGATCTCGCCTGGTTGCCTCTACACATCTGGGCCTGGAAGTTACAAGATTCCTTCCATAAATGATGTCCCCTTCAAATTCAGCGTTTCACTTCTGAAG GGCCATCCAAATGTGAAGGCCATCCACTCATCTAAAGCTGTTGGTGAGCCACCATTTTTCTTGGCATCAGCCGTCTTTTTCGCCATAAAGGACGCCATTATAGCTGCAAGAGCAGAAGTAGGGTCTAATGACTGGTTTCCACTTGATAATCCCGCGACACCTGAACGGATACGTATGGCTTGCTTAGACGAAATTATAGGACCATTTGTAAGCACAGATTTCCGCGCCAAGCTTAGCGTTTGA